The Bacteroidota bacterium genome contains a region encoding:
- the nusB gene encoding transcription antitermination factor NusB: MQALYAFFQADNNDLQKAERQLHASIDKVYELYIFILSLVPELADYAAKTLEDAKLKRLPTKEDLNPNTKFVENKLSAAVAANKSFQTAINTYKISWANEQELIKKIFLEVKASELYSQYMSLGESNFIQDRDFMAKVVKIVLEDFEPLNYFFEEKSIIWTDDFDLAFSMAIKTIRQIQEAKPEESFLLPLYKDEKDDRAFMVDLFRKTVLNNQAYEKLIGEKTQNWEVERIAMMDVLLMKMAITEILNFSNIPTKVSLNEYIELSKNYSTPKSQIFVNGILDKLLADFKANGELKKTGRGLME; the protein is encoded by the coding sequence ATGCAGGCCTTATACGCCTTTTTTCAGGCAGATAACAATGATTTGCAAAAGGCGGAGAGGCAACTGCATGCCAGCATTGATAAGGTTTACGAACTCTATATTTTTATTCTTTCCTTGGTTCCTGAACTGGCTGATTATGCGGCTAAAACATTGGAAGATGCAAAATTAAAGCGTTTGCCCACCAAAGAGGACTTGAATCCCAATACAAAGTTTGTCGAAAATAAATTAAGTGCAGCAGTTGCGGCCAATAAATCCTTTCAAACGGCAATAAATACCTATAAAATTTCTTGGGCCAACGAACAGGAGCTTATTAAAAAGATTTTTCTGGAAGTGAAGGCCAGTGAGCTTTACAGCCAATATATGAGTTTGGGTGAAAGCAATTTTATTCAAGACCGTGATTTTATGGCCAAGGTGGTGAAGATTGTTTTAGAAGACTTTGAACCACTCAACTATTTTTTTGAAGAAAAAAGCATTATTTGGACCGATGATTTTGATTTGGCTTTTTCGATGGCCATTAAAACCATACGCCAAATTCAGGAAGCAAAGCCGGAGGAGAGTTTTTTGCTGCCTTTATATAAGGATGAGAAAGACGATCGTGCATTCATGGTAGATTTGTTTCGAAAAACAGTTTTGAACAACCAAGCCTATGAAAAACTAATTGGCGAAAAAACACAAAATTGGGAAGTGGAGCGTATTGCCATGATGGACGTGCTGCTCATGAAAATGGCCATTACTGAAATTCTGAATTTTTCAAACATCCCAACCAAAGTTTCCCTAAACGAATACATCGAACTTTCAAAAAATTACAGCACTCCCAAAAGCCAGATTTTTGTGAACGGCATTTTAGATAAGCTCTTGGCTGATTTTAAGGCCAATGGAGAGTTGAAAAAGACGGGTAGAGGATTAATGGAATAA
- a CDS encoding Glu/Leu/Phe/Val dehydrogenase, with the protein MVLSQMSIHNHEQVVFCNDNATGLKAIIAIHNTVLGPALGGTRMWAYENEEQALTDVLRLSRGMTYKAAISGLDLGGGKAVIIGDSKTMKNEALMRKFGQFVNSLGGKYITAEDVGIGTKDMEYVKMETNYVTGLPETMGGGGDPSPVTALGVYMGMKASAKEMWGNDSLSGKKIMVQGVGHVGENLIRLLKKENAIVSITDINLERLKELSAETGATIVDADKAYDVDMDIYAPCALGGTVNSETLPKLKCSIIAGAANNQLWDEVVHGNICKDRGIIWAPDFLINAGGLINVYSELHGYNREKALAQAEKIYDVTSEILKKAKAENITTIEAAKIMAKKRISDKIASSK; encoded by the coding sequence ATGGTTCTATCACAAATGTCAATTCACAATCATGAGCAAGTAGTTTTTTGCAATGATAATGCTACCGGATTAAAGGCAATTATTGCCATTCACAATACTGTACTTGGACCTGCCTTGGGCGGAACACGTATGTGGGCTTACGAAAATGAAGAGCAAGCGCTAACAGATGTGCTGCGCCTTTCACGCGGGATGACTTATAAAGCAGCTATTTCGGGTTTGGATTTGGGTGGTGGAAAGGCTGTTATTATTGGTGATTCTAAAACCATGAAAAATGAAGCGTTAATGCGCAAATTCGGCCAGTTTGTAAATAGTCTTGGCGGGAAATATATTACTGCTGAAGATGTTGGAATTGGTACCAAAGACATGGAATACGTGAAAATGGAAACCAATTATGTTACCGGTTTGCCCGAAACGATGGGTGGAGGTGGAGATCCCTCTCCGGTTACTGCTCTAGGGGTTTACATGGGGATGAAAGCCAGTGCAAAAGAAATGTGGGGAAATGATAGCCTTAGCGGTAAAAAAATTATGGTGCAAGGTGTGGGTCATGTAGGTGAAAACCTGATTCGCTTATTGAAAAAAGAAAATGCAATTGTAAGTATTACCGATATTAACTTAGAGCGATTAAAAGAATTGAGCGCGGAGACCGGCGCAACAATTGTGGATGCCGATAAAGCTTACGACGTGGATATGGACATTTATGCTCCTTGCGCTCTAGGCGGAACAGTTAACTCCGAGACCTTACCAAAATTAAAATGCTCTATCATCGCAGGAGCTGCAAACAACCAGTTGTGGGATGAAGTAGTACACGGTAACATTTGCAAAGACAGAGGCATCATCTGGGCACCTGATTTTTTAATTAATGCAGGTGGATTAATCAACGTGTATTCCGAATTGCATGGATACAACCGTGAAAAGGCCTTGGCGCAAGCAGAAAAAATATACGATGTAACCTCCGAAATTTTGAAGAAAGCAAAGGCGGAGAATATCACTACCATTGAAGCGGCTAAGATTATGGCTAAAAAGCGTATATCAGATAAAATAGCCAGCTCAAAATAA
- a CDS encoding MBL fold metallo-hydrolase, translated as MSLFISSLNSGSNGNCYYVGNHEEAVLIDVGLNCKETELRLNRLGLQLDRIKAIFISHEHTDHIKGVEVLSKKHDIPVYISNRTLGNSNLKIKEHLIQDFEEDVPISIGNLSIHPFSKHHDAADPYSFTITHKGTRVAVITDIGHACKNVISHFSSCNAAFLEANYDEQMLESGHYPLHLKKRIAGKAGHLSNAQALELFIKHRPANISHLLLSHLSQENNEIELVRNLFIKHAGSTQVEIASRFQESEVFEIVAKGAIQKNIKIKGMQTMQLSLF; from the coding sequence ATGTCGCTTTTTATAAGTTCACTTAATTCGGGAAGTAATGGCAATTGCTACTATGTAGGCAATCACGAGGAGGCAGTTTTAATTGATGTAGGATTAAATTGTAAAGAAACGGAACTTCGCTTGAATCGCTTGGGGTTGCAGCTAGATCGTATAAAGGCCATTTTTATTTCGCACGAGCACACGGATCACATAAAAGGTGTTGAAGTGTTATCGAAAAAGCATGATATACCTGTTTATATTAGTAACCGTACTTTAGGAAATTCCAACTTAAAAATAAAGGAACATTTGATTCAGGATTTTGAAGAAGATGTGCCTATTTCTATTGGAAACTTAAGCATACATCCATTCAGCAAACACCACGATGCAGCCGATCCATATAGCTTTACCATAACACATAAAGGAACACGAGTGGCGGTAATTACAGATATTGGGCATGCCTGCAAAAATGTGATTAGCCATTTTTCGAGCTGTAATGCTGCATTTTTGGAAGCTAATTATGATGAGCAAATGCTCGAGAGCGGACATTATCCGCTTCATTTAAAAAAGCGAATTGCGGGAAAAGCCGGCCACTTATCGAATGCACAAGCATTAGAATTATTTATTAAACATCGCCCGGCAAATATTAGTCATTTATTGCTTTCTCACTTATCACAAGAAAACAATGAAATAGAATTGGTTCGAAATTTATTTATAAAGCATGCCGGTTCTACGCAAGTAGAAATCGCTTCTCGGTTCCAAGAATCAGAGGTGTTTGAAATAGTAGCCAAGGGCGCAATCCAAAAAAATATAAAAATAAAGGGCATGCAAACGATGCAGTTAAGTCTCTTTTAA
- a CDS encoding aryl-sulfate sulfotransferase, with protein sequence MRNKRCPKNANIMTLKACQLLLTGVLLLCNQIIKAQNYPSFTAQVFDSTSSGYYFTSVNKFGSPTYPQTQFILDGQGNVVFYNSVFSSDYKIQDNGMISYSNASKFYLLDSTFMKRDSVRCKNGIQHDGHDLQILPNGHYLLLGMENVTMDLSGYNLFSGNGSPGSTTANVKAGVIQEQDATKQVVFEWHAKDHFSFADVDVARLFGPANVDWTHCNAVELDTDGNLLLSSRHFNEITKINRNTGAVMWRLGGNANQFTFINDSLKFAGQHDIRRLANGNISLFDNGKNGVPMHPAAAKEYQIDEQNLTATLVWSYVNNPLTNSTAMGNAQRLVNGNTLVNYGNVVDGDVVFNLVKPSGAKVFELRFDDSLAAYRSYAYPSLPWNLNRPVITCAQNGANYYLDAGSGHASYIWNTGATTQQIQVTDTGKYWVFVPKGVGGFISSEAVTVSNLVNPCGTLTGIANVEPIHPFELIPNPVQDKLTLQFTNTHALADKVFIYNSNGDCVAATHTDVANELSLDVSTYKPGVYCIRYKEFSKKWIKL encoded by the coding sequence ATGAGAAATAAACGCTGCCCCAAAAATGCTAACATTATGACCTTAAAGGCTTGCCAATTGCTGCTTACAGGAGTATTACTACTATGTAATCAAATTATAAAAGCGCAAAATTATCCGAGCTTTACTGCTCAGGTTTTTGATAGCACTTCAAGTGGTTATTATTTTACATCGGTCAATAAATTTGGGAGCCCAACTTATCCACAAACTCAATTTATTTTAGATGGACAAGGGAATGTGGTATTTTACAATTCTGTTTTTTCATCGGATTATAAAATACAAGACAATGGAATGATTTCATATAGTAACGCAAGTAAATTTTACCTCCTTGACAGTACCTTCATGAAACGCGATTCGGTGCGTTGTAAAAATGGGATACAGCACGATGGTCATGATTTGCAGATTTTACCGAACGGCCATTATTTGCTGTTGGGAATGGAAAATGTAACCATGGATTTAAGCGGGTACAATTTATTTAGTGGGAATGGAAGCCCGGGAAGTACTACTGCAAACGTTAAAGCCGGAGTTATTCAAGAGCAGGATGCAACTAAACAAGTAGTATTTGAGTGGCATGCCAAAGATCATTTTTCCTTTGCTGATGTGGATGTGGCCCGTTTGTTTGGTCCGGCCAATGTGGATTGGACACATTGCAATGCCGTGGAATTGGATACCGATGGCAATTTACTTCTCTCTTCCCGTCATTTTAATGAAATCACAAAAATCAACCGTAACACCGGCGCGGTGATGTGGCGATTGGGTGGCAATGCCAATCAATTTACCTTTATTAATGATTCGCTCAAATTTGCCGGACAACACGATATTCGACGCTTAGCAAATGGGAACATTAGTCTTTTCGATAATGGTAAAAATGGAGTTCCAATGCATCCGGCTGCAGCAAAAGAGTATCAAATAGATGAACAAAATTTAACAGCTACATTGGTATGGAGTTATGTGAATAACCCTTTAACCAATAGTACAGCAATGGGAAATGCGCAACGTTTGGTCAATGGTAACACGTTAGTTAATTATGGCAATGTAGTAGATGGCGATGTTGTATTTAATTTGGTGAAACCTTCGGGTGCAAAAGTTTTTGAGCTTCGATTCGACGATTCTCTGGCGGCATACCGCTCCTATGCTTACCCTTCGCTTCCATGGAATTTAAATCGTCCGGTTATTACTTGTGCGCAAAACGGTGCCAATTATTATTTAGATGCCGGTAGCGGGCATGCCTCTTATATCTGGAATACCGGTGCAACTACCCAACAAATTCAAGTAACTGATACCGGTAAATATTGGGTTTTTGTGCCAAAAGGAGTGGGTGGCTTTATCAGTTCTGAAGCAGTTACTGTTAGTAATCTGGTGAATCCTTGCGGCACGCTAACCGGAATTGCAAATGTGGAACCTATCCATCCATTCGAATTGATACCTAATCCTGTGCAAGATAAACTCACGCTTCAGTTCACCAACACGCATGCCTTGGCCGACAAGGTTTTTATTTATAATTCGAATGGCGATTGCGTGGCTGCAACACATACCGATGTTGCAAATGAGCTAAGTTTAGATGTATCAACCTACAAACCGGGTGTATATTGTATCCGTTACAAGGAATTCAGTAAAAAATGGATTAAATTGTAA
- a CDS encoding histidine phosphatase family protein — translation MKKLCIIRHAKTEVQQQGQLDFDRKLAKRAYEDVPQIAHLLKDKKISPDLILSSPAMRAISTAHLFSEKLHYPEHKIEQNSLIYNASVSTLLKVIQGISDDYKTVFLVGHNPGMTLLANLLCMPPILHIPTSGAVYIDLQTKHWSHVKALCGKQEFFIHPH, via the coding sequence ATGAAAAAGCTTTGTATAATTCGTCATGCAAAAACAGAAGTGCAGCAACAAGGTCAACTCGATTTTGACCGAAAGCTTGCAAAAAGGGCCTATGAAGACGTACCCCAAATTGCTCATTTGCTAAAAGACAAAAAAATTTCGCCCGATTTAATCTTAAGTAGTCCGGCTATGCGTGCTATTAGTACAGCACACCTATTTTCGGAAAAGTTGCATTATCCGGAGCACAAAATTGAACAAAACTCTTTAATCTATAATGCTTCTGTAAGTACTCTACTAAAAGTGATTCAAGGTATTTCTGATGATTACAAAACAGTGTTTTTAGTTGGGCATAACCCGGGAATGACATTGCTAGCCAACTTGTTGTGTATGCCTCCAATTTTACATATTCCTACTTCGGGTGCGGTTTATATTGATCTGCAAACCAAGCATTGGTCGCATGTGAAAGCCCTTTGCGGGAAGCAGGAGTTTTTTATTCACCCGCATTGA
- a CDS encoding peptide chain release factor 3: protein MSAKEEIERRRTFGIISHPDAGKTTLTEKLLLFGGAIQTAGAVKSNKNSKAATSDFMEIERQRGISVATSVMGFDYKGVKINLLDTPGHQDFCEDTYRTLTAVDSVIMVIDCVKGVESQTEKLLEVCRMRNTPVIVFINKLDREGRDPFDLLDEIESKLKINVCPLSWPISMGKTFKGVYSLFEKSLLLFAPSGAKLEKDTFEIKDINDPKIDEMIGERYSSKLREDVDLLSVYPEFHKQDYLDGKISPVFFGSAVNNFGIRELLDCFIQIAPTPLSRETDVRVIKPEENKFTGFVFKIHANMDARHRDRLAFVRVCSGKFERNTNYYHSRLAKQLKFSNPTAFMAQEKTIIEAAYPGDIVGLYDTGNFKIGDTLTQGEKLNFKGIPSFSPELFRYVINADPMKSKQLAKGLEQLTDEGVAQLFTKMSNAAKILGTVGALQFEVIQYRLNSEYSASCNFESMNLHKACWVTCKDKKKLQAFVDDKFQHMAKDKEDNFVFLAESAWALQMAQEKNPDIEFHFTSEY, encoded by the coding sequence ATGTCGGCTAAGGAAGAAATAGAAAGACGTAGAACCTTTGGAATTATTAGTCACCCCGATGCGGGTAAAACAACTTTAACAGAAAAGCTTTTGCTTTTTGGTGGTGCCATTCAAACGGCAGGTGCTGTTAAATCCAATAAAAACAGCAAAGCAGCCACTTCCGATTTTATGGAAATTGAGCGACAACGCGGAATCTCCGTAGCTACTTCCGTAATGGGATTTGATTATAAAGGCGTTAAAATTAACCTTTTGGATACTCCCGGTCACCAGGATTTTTGTGAAGATACTTACCGAACCCTTACTGCTGTAGACAGTGTTATCATGGTGATTGATTGCGTGAAAGGAGTAGAAAGTCAAACCGAAAAATTATTGGAAGTATGCCGTATGCGCAACACTCCGGTGATTGTGTTCATCAATAAGCTCGACCGTGAAGGCCGCGATCCTTTTGATTTATTGGATGAAATCGAGAGTAAATTAAAAATAAATGTTTGCCCACTCAGTTGGCCTATCAGCATGGGTAAAACCTTTAAAGGAGTATATTCTCTTTTCGAGAAAAGCCTATTACTCTTCGCGCCAAGCGGGGCTAAATTAGAAAAAGACACTTTCGAAATAAAAGACATAAACGACCCCAAAATTGATGAAATGATTGGTGAACGCTATTCCTCTAAATTGCGCGAAGATGTGGATTTACTGAGTGTGTATCCCGAATTTCACAAACAAGATTATTTGGATGGTAAAATTTCGCCGGTATTTTTTGGAAGTGCAGTCAATAACTTTGGAATCAGGGAGTTACTCGATTGTTTTATACAAATAGCCCCCACTCCGCTTTCGCGTGAAACCGATGTGCGAGTGATTAAACCGGAAGAAAATAAATTTACCGGATTTGTGTTTAAAATACATGCGAATATGGATGCCCGGCATAGAGATAGATTAGCTTTTGTGCGCGTGTGCAGCGGAAAATTTGAACGAAATACCAATTACTACCATTCGAGGTTAGCCAAGCAGTTAAAATTTAGCAACCCTACAGCATTTATGGCCCAAGAAAAAACAATAATCGAGGCTGCTTACCCGGGAGATATTGTGGGCTTATACGACACCGGAAATTTTAAAATTGGTGACACATTGACACAGGGCGAGAAACTAAACTTTAAAGGAATACCCAGCTTTTCACCTGAACTGTTTCGTTATGTAATTAATGCCGACCCAATGAAATCCAAACAGTTAGCAAAAGGGCTTGAGCAATTAACAGACGAAGGAGTTGCACAGTTGTTTACAAAAATGAGCAATGCTGCAAAGATATTAGGTACGGTTGGAGCACTTCAGTTTGAGGTAATTCAGTACCGACTAAACAGTGAATACAGTGCCTCTTGTAATTTTGAATCGATGAACTTGCATAAGGCATGTTGGGTAACTTGTAAAGACAAGAAAAAACTTCAAGCTTTTGTGGACGATAAATTTCAGCACATGGCCAAGGATAAGGAAGACAATTTTGTATTCTTAGCCGAAAGTGCCTGGGCTTTACAGATGGCTCAAGAGAAAAATCCGGATATTGAGTTTCATTTTACTTCTGAGTATTAG
- a CDS encoding OsmC family protein, with protein MKRTATANWKGSGKEGKGTVSTQSGVLKSNQYSFGSRFEEGIGTNPEELIGAAHAGCFSMKLSFVLGAAGFTPDNIDTKATVNLENGTIDKIHLEVTATIPGITVEKFSECVAEAKVNCPVSKLLNAEITVQSLLNS; from the coding sequence ATGAAAAGAACAGCAACAGCCAACTGGAAAGGTTCCGGTAAAGAAGGAAAAGGAACAGTATCCACACAAAGTGGTGTGTTAAAAAGTAATCAATATTCATTTGGAAGCCGTTTTGAAGAAGGTATTGGAACCAATCCCGAAGAGTTAATTGGAGCAGCCCATGCAGGTTGTTTCAGTATGAAGCTAAGCTTTGTTTTAGGCGCTGCCGGCTTCACTCCCGATAACATCGATACCAAGGCAACTGTGAATTTGGAGAATGGAACGATTGATAAAATTCACCTGGAAGTAACCGCTACTATACCCGGGATTACAGTTGAAAAATTTAGCGAATGTGTTGCGGAAGCAAAGGTAAATTGCCCTGTTTCTAAACTTTTAAATGCAGAGATTACGGTGCAATCGTTATTGAATTCCTAG
- a CDS encoding BatA and WFA domain-containing protein gives MQFIYPGFLFALSALAIPIIIHLFNFRKFKRIYFTNVKFLREIKQETQSKSQLKHLLVLLARMLALAFLVFAFAQPFIPQTKTTQLSNEEAVSIFIDNSFSMDAQGKAGSLLEQAKKTAVEILAAYKPSDRFQLLTNDFEAKHQRLLTKEEFLESLQEIKSSARVKSVSEVLSRQADLLAASPTKSKCAYVISDFQKSNFSLSNVTPDTALKVRLIPIQSNSRNNLFIDSCWFETPSRQLNKPEVLTVRVTNVSDVAVENAPIKLFLNKKQKALASFSLDANTSAEVKLTFTCKEIGIQNAQVQLTDFPVTFDDSYYFSFEVAPKIHVLAINGLTENNSISTLFKNDSVFTLSNAFEKNIDYSSLQKNELIVLNELTTVSSGLSQELNKFVSKGGSLLVFPAIEMDLVSYQNFLSPLPANYFTGLDTARTRVDKINFAHPLYAGVFDKKRKPTANIDLPIVHQHYVLNKASHSNLEYLLKMQNGDVFIGKNKVVKGQVYVCSVPLDARFSNLTKHAMFVPTLYNIALYSVVPSQLFYTLGKDESVELPAAVLGTEEVYHLKSTSANFDIIPEHKTTQNGTSILLHNQVAVADNYLVLAGKDSVMGLGFNYDRKESNLECLSTEELETQLSKAEFSNFSLLSGTVKAFSNSLREMNQGKRYWKWCIVLALLFLAVEGALIRFWK, from the coding sequence ATGCAGTTTATTTATCCGGGATTTCTGTTTGCCCTTTCAGCACTGGCCATTCCTATTATCATTCATCTTTTTAATTTTCGCAAATTCAAGCGTATTTATTTTACCAACGTAAAATTTTTACGTGAAATTAAGCAAGAAACCCAGTCGAAATCACAACTTAAACATCTATTGGTGTTGCTTGCGCGAATGTTGGCCTTGGCATTTTTAGTATTTGCCTTTGCGCAACCTTTTATCCCTCAAACCAAAACTACACAACTCAGCAATGAAGAAGCTGTAAGTATCTTTATTGATAATTCCTTCAGCATGGATGCGCAAGGCAAGGCGGGTAGTTTGCTGGAGCAAGCCAAAAAAACTGCGGTTGAGATTTTAGCGGCATATAAACCAAGTGATCGCTTTCAACTGCTAACGAATGACTTTGAGGCTAAACACCAACGACTTTTAACCAAAGAGGAGTTTTTAGAATCACTTCAGGAAATAAAAAGCTCGGCACGTGTAAAATCAGTGAGCGAGGTGCTATCGCGTCAGGCGGATTTATTGGCAGCCAGCCCTACAAAAAGCAAGTGTGCCTATGTCATTTCAGATTTCCAGAAATCGAATTTTAGCTTGAGCAATGTAACTCCTGACACGGCTTTAAAAGTGCGGCTAATTCCCATTCAGAGCAATAGTCGCAACAACCTGTTTATCGATTCCTGTTGGTTTGAAACTCCTTCGCGACAGCTCAATAAACCTGAGGTATTAACTGTGCGGGTTACTAATGTTTCAGATGTAGCAGTAGAAAATGCTCCCATAAAACTCTTTTTAAATAAAAAACAAAAGGCCTTAGCCAGCTTTTCGCTCGACGCCAATACAAGTGCTGAAGTTAAATTAACCTTCACCTGCAAGGAAATCGGGATTCAAAATGCACAAGTACAACTTACGGATTTCCCGGTAACCTTTGACGATAGCTATTATTTTTCTTTTGAGGTTGCTCCAAAAATTCATGTTTTAGCCATTAATGGATTAACTGAAAACAATTCAATTTCAACACTTTTTAAAAATGATTCTGTTTTTACCCTAAGCAATGCTTTCGAAAAAAACATTGATTATTCTTCACTTCAAAAAAATGAACTCATTGTATTGAATGAGCTCACAACTGTTTCTAGCGGTTTAAGTCAAGAGCTTAATAAATTTGTGAGCAAAGGCGGAAGTTTATTGGTGTTTCCTGCAATTGAAATGGATTTGGTTTCTTACCAAAATTTTCTTTCGCCCCTACCTGCTAACTATTTTACGGGACTCGATACAGCAAGAACACGTGTTGATAAAATTAATTTTGCACATCCTCTCTACGCCGGTGTTTTTGATAAAAAAAGGAAGCCCACAGCTAACATCGATTTGCCAATTGTGCACCAACATTATGTTCTAAATAAAGCTTCACATTCCAATCTAGAATACTTGCTTAAAATGCAAAATGGGGACGTTTTTATTGGTAAAAACAAAGTTGTAAAAGGTCAGGTATATGTGTGTTCGGTGCCACTGGATGCTCGGTTTAGTAATCTTACCAAGCATGCCATGTTTGTGCCTACACTTTATAATATTGCATTGTATAGTGTAGTTCCCTCGCAATTATTTTACACCCTTGGCAAAGATGAATCGGTTGAGCTTCCTGCTGCAGTTTTAGGCACAGAAGAAGTATATCATCTAAAAAGTACAAGTGCAAATTTTGATATAATTCCGGAGCATAAAACCACACAAAATGGGACTTCTATCCTTTTGCACAATCAAGTGGCTGTGGCCGATAATTATTTGGTACTAGCCGGCAAAGATTCGGTAATGGGACTTGGATTTAATTACGATCGAAAGGAATCCAATCTCGAATGCTTAAGTACAGAAGAATTAGAAACCCAACTTTCGAAAGCTGAATTTTCAAATTTTTCGTTACTTTCGGGGACGGTGAAAGCGTTTAGCAATTCATTGCGTGAAATGAACCAAGGGAAGCGCTATTGGAAATGGTGCATTGTGCTTGCCTTACTTTTTTTAGCTGTGGAAGGTGCTTTAATTCGATTTTGGAAATAA
- a CDS encoding dihydroorotase codes for MDLLIKSAKIVDSTSAWNGKKSDILIENGYIKKIGTDLKVEKSFPVFEAADLHVSIGWFDLQVNFNDPGLEHKEDLQSGCKAAAFGGFTGVACMPSNHTPTQSKSEVEYILTKTRNQAVDVFPIGALSKNMEGKEMTELFDMHSAGAIAFSDNKKPISDAGLLSRALLYAKGFEAKIIHYPEEAQLALGGKISEGKMSTHLGIKGIPALAEELMVARDIALCEYNSYSIHLSNISTAKSVEMVREAKEKGIKVSCGVAVHNLVADETALNDFDSNYKVKPPLRTLEDVEALWAGLLDNTIDVICSDHSPQDIESKEREFDHAAFGMIGLETCFGLIQLANQRMELHHLLDKISRAPRNIVALEVPAIEEGSAANLTLFAPNTSWKFSANNIQSKSKNTPFIGKELKGKVYGIINKNQFFKN; via the coding sequence ATGGATTTACTGATTAAGTCAGCAAAAATAGTGGATTCAACCTCCGCGTGGAATGGAAAAAAATCGGACATCTTAATTGAAAATGGGTATATAAAAAAAATTGGTACCGACCTTAAAGTTGAAAAATCGTTCCCTGTATTTGAAGCTGCTGATTTACATGTTTCCATTGGTTGGTTTGATCTTCAGGTAAATTTTAACGATCCAGGATTGGAGCATAAAGAAGATTTACAAAGTGGTTGCAAAGCAGCTGCCTTTGGCGGATTTACAGGAGTAGCCTGTATGCCATCGAATCATACACCTACTCAAAGCAAATCGGAAGTTGAGTACATTTTAACAAAAACCAGAAATCAAGCAGTGGATGTATTTCCAATTGGTGCGCTTTCAAAAAATATGGAAGGCAAGGAAATGACAGAGCTATTTGATATGCATAGTGCCGGGGCAATTGCCTTTTCAGACAATAAAAAACCTATTTCGGATGCCGGGCTGCTCTCGCGTGCTTTGCTTTATGCAAAAGGGTTTGAGGCAAAGATTATACATTATCCTGAAGAAGCCCAACTTGCCCTTGGCGGGAAAATAAGCGAAGGTAAAATGAGTACCCATTTAGGCATTAAAGGCATTCCTGCACTAGCTGAAGAATTAATGGTGGCCCGTGACATTGCTTTGTGTGAATATAATTCCTACAGCATACATTTATCCAACATATCAACTGCAAAATCGGTGGAAATGGTTCGGGAAGCAAAGGAAAAAGGGATTAAGGTGAGTTGTGGAGTTGCCGTTCACAACCTGGTTGCAGATGAAACTGCGTTGAATGATTTTGATTCGAACTATAAGGTAAAGCCACCTTTGCGAACACTTGAGGATGTAGAAGCTTTATGGGCAGGTTTGCTCGATAATACTATTGACGTGATATGTAGCGATCACAGTCCGCAAGACATTGAAAGCAAGGAACGTGAATTTGATCATGCTGCTTTTGGCATGATAGGATTGGAAACCTGTTTTGGCTTGATTCAACTGGCTAATCAAAGGATGGAATTGCATCATTTGCTCGATAAAATTTCGCGTGCTCCGCGCAATATTGTTGCGCTTGAGGTTCCTGCTATTGAAGAAGGATCGGCCGCAAACCTTACTTTGTTTGCACCAAACACAAGCTGGAAATTCTCGGCGAATAACATACAATCCAAATCAAAAAACACCCCTTTTATTGGGAAGGAATTAAAGGGAAAAGTTTACGGCATTATAAATAAAAATCAATTTTTTAAAAATTAA